A window of the Brassica napus cultivar Da-Ae chromosome A2, Da-Ae, whole genome shotgun sequence genome harbors these coding sequences:
- the LOC125574762 gene encoding tocopherol O-methyltransferase, chloroplastic-like isoform X1: MKATLAPSSLISLPRHKVSSLRSPSLLLQSQRPSSALMTTTTASRGSVAVTAAATSSVEALREGIAEFYNETSGLWEEIWGDHMHHGFYDPDSSVQLSDSGHREAQIRMIEESLRFAGVTEEKKIKRVVDVGCGIGGSSRYIASKFGAECIGITLSPVQAKRANDLAAAQSLSHKVSFQVADALEQPFEDGIFDLVWSMESGEHMPDKAKFVKELVRVAAPGGRIIIVTWCHRNLSPGEEALQPWEQNLLDRICKTFYLPAWCSTSDYVDLLQSLSLQDIKCADWSENVAPFWPAVIRTALTWKGLVSLLRSGMKSIKGALTMPLMIEGYKKGVIKFGIITCQKPL, encoded by the exons ATGAAAGCGACTCTCGCACCCTCCTCTCTCATAAGCCTCCCCAGGCACAAAGTATCTTCTCTCCGTTCACCGTCGCTTCTCCTTCAGTCCCAACGGCCATCCTCAGCCTTAATGACGACGACGACGGCATCACGTGGAAGCGTGGCTGTGACGGCTGCTGCTACCTCCTCCGTTGAGGCCCTGCGGGAAGGGATAGCGGAATTCTACAACGAGACGTCGGGACTATGGGAGGAGATTTGGGGAGATCATATGCATCACGGCTTCTACGATCCTGATTCCTCTGTTCAACTTTCAGATTCCGGTCACCGGGAAGCTCAGATCCGGATGATCGAAGAGTCTCTACGTTTCGCCGGCGTTACTG aggagaaaaaGATAAAGAGAGTAGTGGATGTTGGGTGTGGGATCGGCGGAAGCTCAAGGTATATTGCCTCTAAATTTGGTGCCGAATGCATTGGCATCACACTCAGTCCTGTTCAAGCCAAGAGAGCCAATGATCTCGCCGCCGCTCAATCACTCTCTCATAAG GTTTCCTTCCAAGTTGCAGATGCACTGGAGCAACCGTTTGAAGATGGTATATTCGATCTTGTGTGGTCAATGGAAAGCGGTGAGCATATGCCTGACAAGGCCAAG TTCGTGAAGGAATTGGTACGTGTGGCGGCTCCAGGAGGAAGGATAATAATAGTGACATGGTGCCACAGAAATCTATCTCCAGGGGAAGAAGCTTTGCAGCCATGGGAGCAGAACCTCTTGGACAGAATCTGCAAAACATTTTATCTCCCGGCCTGGTGCTCCACCTCGGATTATGTCGATTTGCTTCAGTCCCTCTCGCTCCAG GATATTAAGTGTGCAGATTGGTCAGAGAACGTAGCTCCTTTCTGGCCGGCGGTTATACGAACCGCATTAACGTGGAAGGGCCTTGTGTCTCTGCTTCGTAGTG GTATGAAGAGTATAAAAGGAGCATTGACAATGCCATTGATGATTGAAGGGTACAAGAAAGGTGTCATTAAGTTTGGCATCATCACTTGCCAGAAGCCTCTCTAA
- the LOC125574762 gene encoding tocopherol O-methyltransferase, chloroplastic-like isoform X2: MKATLAPSSLISLPRHKVSSLRSPSLLLQSQRPSSALMTTTTASRGSVAVTAAATSSVEALREGIAEFYNETSGLWEEIWGDHMHHGFYDPDSSVQLSDSGHREAQIRMIEESLRFAGVTEEEKKIKRVVDVGCGIGGSSRYIASKFGAECIGITLSPVQAKRANDLAAAQSLSHKVSFQVADALEQPFEDGIFDLVWSMESGEHMPDKAKFVKELVRVAAPGGRIIIVTWCHRNLSPGEEALQPWEQNLLDRICKTFYLPAWCSTSDYVDLLQSLSLQDIKCADWSENVAPFWPAVIRTALTWKGLVSLLRSGMKSIKGALTMPLMIEGYKKGVIKFGIITCQKPL, translated from the exons ATGAAAGCGACTCTCGCACCCTCCTCTCTCATAAGCCTCCCCAGGCACAAAGTATCTTCTCTCCGTTCACCGTCGCTTCTCCTTCAGTCCCAACGGCCATCCTCAGCCTTAATGACGACGACGACGGCATCACGTGGAAGCGTGGCTGTGACGGCTGCTGCTACCTCCTCCGTTGAGGCCCTGCGGGAAGGGATAGCGGAATTCTACAACGAGACGTCGGGACTATGGGAGGAGATTTGGGGAGATCATATGCATCACGGCTTCTACGATCCTGATTCCTCTGTTCAACTTTCAGATTCCGGTCACCGGGAAGCTCAGATCCGGATGATCGAAGAGTCTCTACGTTTCGCCGGCGTTACTG aagaggagaaaaaGATAAAGAGAGTAGTGGATGTTGGGTGTGGGATCGGCGGAAGCTCAAGGTATATTGCCTCTAAATTTGGTGCCGAATGCATTGGCATCACACTCAGTCCTGTTCAAGCCAAGAGAGCCAATGATCTCGCCGCCGCTCAATCACTCTCTCATAAG GTTTCCTTCCAAGTTGCAGATGCACTGGAGCAACCGTTTGAAGATGGTATATTCGATCTTGTGTGGTCAATGGAAAGCGGTGAGCATATGCCTGACAAGGCCAAG TTCGTGAAGGAATTGGTACGTGTGGCGGCTCCAGGAGGAAGGATAATAATAGTGACATGGTGCCACAGAAATCTATCTCCAGGGGAAGAAGCTTTGCAGCCATGGGAGCAGAACCTCTTGGACAGAATCTGCAAAACATTTTATCTCCCGGCCTGGTGCTCCACCTCGGATTATGTCGATTTGCTTCAGTCCCTCTCGCTCCAG GATATTAAGTGTGCAGATTGGTCAGAGAACGTAGCTCCTTTCTGGCCGGCGGTTATACGAACCGCATTAACGTGGAAGGGCCTTGTGTCTCTGCTTCGTAGTG GTATGAAGAGTATAAAAGGAGCATTGACAATGCCATTGATGATTGAAGGGTACAAGAAAGGTGTCATTAAGTTTGGCATCATCACTTGCCAGAAGCCTCTCTAA
- the LOC106406865 gene encoding protein CDI: MTMSNGDSKTSTPFRIFVGYDPREDLAYKVCHHSITKRSSIPVEITPIVQSDLRERGLYWRERNNLESTEFSFTRFLTPHLSDYQGWAMFVDCDFLYIADIKELVDLIDDKYAIMCVQHDYTPKETTKMDGAVQTVYPRKNWSSMVLYNCGHPKNKTLTPEAVNTQSGAFLHRFQWLEDEEIGSVPFVWNFLEGHNRVVENDPATQPKAVHFTRGGPWFDAWKNCDFADLWLGEMEEYSKENNNTEK, encoded by the coding sequence AACACCTTTCAGAATCTTCGTCGGTTACGACCCTCGCGAAGATCTCGCCTACAAAGTCTGTCACCACTCCATCACCAAGAGATCTTCCATCCCCGTCGAGATCACCCCCATCGTCCAGTCAGATCTCCGAGAGAGAGGCCTCTActggagagaaagaaacaacCTCGAGAGCACCGAGTTCTCCTTCACACGCTTCCTCACTCCCCACCTGTCAGACTACCAAGGCTGGGCTATGTTCGTCGACTGCGATTTCCTCTACATCGCGGACATTAAAGAGCTCGTTGATCTGATCGACGACAAGTACGCCATCATGTGCGTTCAGCATGACTACACTCCCAAAGAGACCACTAAGATGGACGGCGCCGTGCAAACCGTGTACCCGAGGAAGAACTGGTCCTCCATGGTGCTTTACAACTGCGGCCACCCGAAGAACAAGACTTTGACCCCCGAGGCTGTGAATACTCAGAGCGGTGCCTTCCTCCATAGGTTCCAGTGGCTGGAGGATGAGGAGATTGGGTCTGTTCCTTTCGTCTGGAACTTTCTTGAAGGGCATAACAGGGTCGTCGAGAACGATCCCGCCACCCAGCCTAAGGCCGTGCATTTTACTCGCGGCGGGCCTTGGTTCGACGCTTGGAAGAATTGCGACTTTGCTGATCTCTGGCTCGGTGAGATGGAAGAGTACTCCAAAGAGAACAACAACACAGAAAAATAG